The following are from one region of the Desulfuromonas sp. TF genome:
- a CDS encoding four helix bundle protein produces MPVRSFEDLQVYQLAERLSDIIWEVVLNWDSLARDTVGKQLIRAMDSVGANIAEGTGRGTYQDNRRFVRIARGSLYEVRHWLRRAHARGLLDTSHVKSTKPLLDELAPKLNAYLRSIGPIEQ; encoded by the coding sequence ATGCCAGTCAGAAGTTTTGAAGATCTTCAAGTGTACCAACTTGCTGAAAGGCTTTCCGACATCATTTGGGAAGTTGTTCTCAATTGGGATTCTTTAGCCAGGGATACGGTTGGAAAGCAGCTGATCAGGGCCATGGATAGTGTGGGAGCCAATATAGCTGAAGGAACTGGCCGAGGTACATATCAGGACAATCGCCGATTTGTTAGAATCGCCCGTGGTTCGCTGTATGAAGTTCGACACTGGCTGCGCCGCGCTCACGCCCGAGGCCTTCTCGATACTTCCCATGTCAAATCCACCAAGCCGCTGCTTGATGAGCTAGCCCCCAAACTGAACGCATACTTACGGTCCATTGGCCCGATTGAACAATGA
- the hldE gene encoding bifunctional D-glycero-beta-D-manno-heptose-7-phosphate kinase/D-glycero-beta-D-manno-heptose 1-phosphate adenylyltransferase HldE produces the protein MDRQLVERFLSRIRQIRALVIGDLMLDEYLWGKTERISPEAPVQVVDISREDLRLGGAGNVINNLMTLGCQVHVAGVLGDDADGRLLRRLLEEKSVGIQGVLMSPDRTTSRKTRILASNQQMLRIDRESQNPISPEMEARLADHVRRVAEDFQVILVSDYLKGVLTEGLLKEIVAIGREKGIPVVIDPKGSDFRKYRGATLLTPNRKEAQTASHIAIVDEASLLQAGRFLAEALDLEALVLTRSEEGMTLFPRDGEEIHLPTEAREVYDVSGAGDTVLAMMGLGLAGELSLEEAARLANVAAGIVVGKVGTSTVSHGEILEVIGRRHQDTDLKIKDREVLAGILEMEREKGRTVVFTNGCFDLLHVGHVKYLQKARRLGDLLVLGLNSDESIRRLKGPRRPLINQDERAHILAALDCIDYLVVFDEDTPLELIEALRPKILVKGGDYSPEGVVGKDLVESYGGRVELIQFVDGKSTTNIIEKILQHYGEEGGLP, from the coding sequence GTATCAGGCAGATCAGGGCCCTGGTGATCGGCGATCTGATGCTGGACGAATACCTCTGGGGGAAGACCGAAAGAATTTCCCCGGAGGCGCCCGTGCAGGTGGTGGATATATCCCGGGAGGACCTGCGGCTCGGCGGCGCGGGGAACGTGATCAACAACCTGATGACGCTGGGGTGCCAGGTCCATGTCGCCGGCGTTCTCGGCGATGATGCCGACGGCAGACTGCTGCGCCGCCTGCTGGAGGAAAAATCCGTCGGCATTCAAGGGGTTCTCATGTCTCCCGATCGAACCACCAGCCGTAAGACACGCATCCTGGCCAGCAACCAGCAGATGCTGCGGATAGACCGGGAGAGCCAGAATCCAATTTCCCCGGAGATGGAAGCCCGGCTGGCCGATCATGTGCGGAGAGTGGCGGAGGATTTCCAGGTGATCCTGGTTTCCGACTATCTCAAAGGGGTCCTTACTGAAGGGCTCCTGAAGGAAATCGTCGCCATTGGTCGGGAGAAGGGGATCCCCGTGGTGATCGATCCCAAGGGGAGCGACTTCCGCAAATATCGCGGAGCGACCCTTCTGACCCCGAACCGGAAGGAGGCGCAGACCGCTTCGCACATCGCCATCGTCGATGAAGCCAGTCTGCTCCAGGCCGGACGATTCCTGGCCGAGGCACTCGATCTCGAAGCGCTGGTTCTGACCCGCAGCGAGGAAGGGATGACCCTGTTCCCTCGTGATGGCGAGGAAATTCATCTGCCGACCGAGGCCCGGGAAGTCTACGATGTTTCCGGGGCAGGCGACACCGTTCTGGCCATGATGGGCCTGGGGCTGGCCGGGGAGCTTTCCCTGGAGGAGGCGGCCCGGCTCGCCAACGTGGCTGCGGGGATCGTGGTGGGCAAGGTGGGGACCTCCACCGTTTCTCACGGAGAGATCCTGGAGGTGATCGGGCGCCGGCACCAGGATACGGACCTGAAAATAAAGGATCGGGAAGTTTTGGCCGGTATTCTGGAAATGGAACGGGAAAAGGGCAGAACTGTCGTGTTCACTAACGGCTGCTTCGACCTGCTTCACGTCGGGCATGTCAAATATCTGCAGAAAGCCCGCCGGCTCGGGGATCTGCTGGTGCTCGGGCTCAACTCCGACGAGTCCATCCGTCGCCTGAAAGGACCCAGACGTCCCCTGATCAATCAGGATGAAAGAGCCCATATCCTGGCAGCCCTGGACTGCATAGACTACCTGGTGGTCTTCGACGAGGATACGCCGCTTGAGCTGATCGAAGCCCTGAGGCCGAAAATCCTGGTCAAAGGCGGAGACTACTCTCCCGAAGGGGTGGTCGGCAAGGATCTTGTCGAGAGCTACGGCGGCCGGGTGGAGCTCATCCAGTTCGTCGACGGCAAATCCACCACCAACATCATCGAAAAAATTCTGCAGCACTACGGTGAAGAAGGCGGCCTGCCTTGA
- a CDS encoding nucleotide sugar dehydrogenase has translation MVTETQIRQGKAAIAVIGLGYVGLPLAAAFGRQAKVIGFDISVKKIEELRGGFDATGELTTEDLASTRIDYTIDAGRLKEASFFIVTVPTPIDKYKKPDLTPVVSASRSIGKSLSRGSIIVYESTVYPGVTEEICVPILEQESGLKCGADFKVGYSPERINPGDKVHTVDKIVKVVSGQDAETLETVAKVYEMVVDAGVHRASSIKVAEAAKVIENTQRDLNIALMNELALIFNRLGISTRDVLEAAGTKWNFLKFFPGLVGGHCIGVDPYYLTHKAEEIGYHPQVIMAGRRINDEMGKYVAEMTVKKLIQADKTVKGARVLVLGLTFKENVPDIRNTRVIDIIEELREYGVEVLVHDPVASAEEARHEYGIDLVDIEVAGKFDGVVWAVAHQAFQSLDPARLRQFCTSGNGKGVVIDVKAVLNGNDVEAEGLIYWSL, from the coding sequence ATGGTTACGGAGACGCAGATTCGGCAAGGGAAAGCAGCGATCGCTGTCATCGGCCTGGGGTACGTCGGACTGCCGCTGGCCGCCGCCTTCGGCCGTCAGGCCAAGGTCATCGGTTTCGATATCAGTGTCAAAAAGATCGAAGAATTGCGCGGCGGCTTCGATGCCACGGGCGAACTCACAACCGAGGATCTTGCCTCGACGCGCATCGACTATACGATCGATGCCGGACGCCTCAAAGAAGCTTCCTTTTTTATCGTCACGGTACCCACACCCATCGACAAATACAAAAAGCCGGATCTGACGCCGGTTGTCTCGGCCTCCCGCAGCATCGGAAAGTCTCTCTCCCGAGGCTCCATCATCGTCTATGAATCGACGGTTTATCCGGGCGTGACCGAGGAGATCTGCGTGCCGATTCTGGAGCAGGAGTCCGGCCTCAAATGCGGGGCCGATTTCAAGGTCGGCTATTCCCCGGAAAGGATCAACCCCGGCGACAAGGTTCATACGGTGGACAAGATCGTCAAGGTGGTCTCCGGCCAGGATGCCGAGACCCTGGAGACGGTGGCGAAGGTCTACGAGATGGTGGTCGATGCAGGGGTTCATCGCGCCTCCAGCATCAAGGTGGCGGAAGCGGCAAAAGTAATCGAGAACACCCAGCGAGACCTCAATATCGCCCTGATGAACGAGCTGGCACTCATTTTCAACCGGCTGGGGATTTCCACCAGGGATGTTCTGGAAGCCGCCGGAACCAAATGGAATTTCCTGAAATTCTTTCCCGGTCTGGTCGGAGGTCACTGCATAGGCGTCGATCCCTACTATCTGACCCACAAGGCCGAAGAGATCGGATACCATCCCCAGGTGATCATGGCGGGGCGCCGCATCAACGACGAGATGGGAAAATACGTGGCCGAAATGACCGTCAAGAAACTCATCCAGGCTGACAAGACGGTGAAGGGGGCCAGGGTTCTCGTGTTGGGATTGACATTCAAGGAGAACGTTCCGGATATACGCAATACCCGCGTGATCGATATCATCGAGGAGCTGCGGGAGTACGGCGTGGAAGTCCTGGTGCACGACCCCGTTGCATCCGCCGAGGAGGCCCGGCACGAATACGGGATCGACTTGGTCGACATCGAGGTCGCCGGAAAATTCGACGGGGTGGTCTGGGCCGTTGCGCATCAGGCTTTTCAATCCCTTGATCCCGCACGGTTGCGCCAGTTTTGCACGAGCGGCAACGGAAAGGGCGTGGTCATCGACGTCAAGGCCGTTTTGAATGGGAACGACGTTGAGGCCGAAGGACTGATCTACTGGAGTCTTTAA
- a CDS encoding phosphomannomutase: protein MTAFKAYDIRGRIPDELNEDIAYRIGRAYAEFLKPQKVVVGRDVRLTSEALCRSLVAGLTDGGSDVFDIGLCGTEEIYFATFSEKMDGGIMVTASHNPMDYNGMKLVREGSKPISGDSGLDVIKELTARNDFVPSHRKGKVTGLDIKDKYIRHLLGYSDLRNLSPLKVVVNAGNGCAGPVIDLLEAHLPFEFIKIHHRPDGSFPNGIPNPLLPENRDATIKAIRENGADAGIAWDGDFDRCFLFDEEGDFIEGYYIVGLLASAALRRNPGAKIIHDPRLIWNTIDLVLKGGGTPIQSKTGHAFIKERMRQEDAVYGGEMSAHHYFRDFAYCDSGMIPWLLVLEILSKSGKNLSELVKERIMRFPASGEINRRLRDPLSAIRKIEETFKPDALAVDFTDGLSMEFPDWRFNLRCSNTEPVLRLNVEARGDEGLMKTKAGDLLKLIDGFS, encoded by the coding sequence ATGACAGCTTTTAAGGCCTACGACATCAGGGGCCGTATTCCCGACGAATTGAATGAAGACATAGCCTACCGCATCGGTCGCGCCTATGCCGAATTTCTCAAGCCGCAGAAGGTTGTCGTCGGCCGGGATGTGCGCCTGACCAGCGAAGCTCTCTGTCGTTCGCTGGTCGCCGGACTCACCGACGGCGGGTCGGATGTTTTCGATATCGGGCTCTGCGGCACGGAGGAGATTTATTTCGCCACCTTCAGCGAAAAGATGGACGGGGGAATCATGGTGACCGCAAGCCATAACCCCATGGATTACAATGGCATGAAGCTTGTTCGCGAAGGATCGAAGCCGATCAGCGGGGACAGCGGCCTCGATGTCATCAAGGAGCTGACGGCCCGAAACGATTTTGTACCTTCCCACCGCAAGGGGAAGGTGACCGGCCTGGATATCAAGGATAAATATATCCGCCATCTGCTCGGTTACAGCGACCTTCGGAATCTGAGCCCTCTCAAGGTGGTGGTCAATGCCGGAAACGGCTGCGCGGGCCCAGTCATCGATCTGCTGGAGGCTCATCTTCCCTTCGAGTTCATCAAAATTCATCACCGCCCTGACGGTTCTTTTCCCAACGGCATCCCCAATCCTCTGCTCCCCGAAAACCGGGATGCCACCATCAAGGCGATCCGAGAGAACGGAGCCGACGCGGGGATCGCCTGGGACGGGGATTTCGACCGCTGCTTTCTCTTCGACGAGGAGGGGGACTTCATCGAAGGGTACTACATCGTCGGACTTCTGGCCTCGGCCGCCCTCCGGCGCAACCCCGGAGCAAAGATCATCCACGATCCGCGCCTGATCTGGAACACCATCGACCTGGTCTTGAAAGGGGGAGGGACGCCCATTCAGAGCAAGACCGGGCATGCCTTCATCAAGGAACGGATGCGCCAGGAGGATGCGGTCTATGGTGGGGAGATGAGCGCTCATCATTATTTCCGCGATTTCGCCTACTGCGACAGCGGCATGATCCCCTGGCTCCTGGTTCTTGAAATTCTCTCTAAAAGCGGGAAGAATCTGTCCGAACTGGTCAAGGAGAGGATAATGCGGTTTCCGGCCAGCGGTGAGATCAACCGACGCCTGCGGGACCCATTGAGCGCCATTCGCAAGATCGAGGAGACGTTCAAGCCTGACGCGCTCGCCGTCGATTTCACTGACGGTTTGAGCATGGAATTCCCGGACTGGCGGTTCAATCTGCGTTGTTCCAATACTGAGCCGGTTCTGCGGCTGAATGTTGAGGCAAGGGGGGATGAGGGGCTCATGAAAACGAAAGCCGGCGATCTACTGAAATTGATCGATGGATTTTCATAG
- a CDS encoding mannose-1-phosphate guanylyltransferase/mannose-6-phosphate isomerase, whose protein sequence is MIVPVILSGGSGTRLWPLSRELYPKQLLPLVGPHTMLQETVMRLSGLEGLEAPMVVCNENHRFMVAEQLRSTEHSPSAILLEPVGRNTAPAVAVAAIQATGDGRDPVLLVLPADHIIQDAAALRSVVKSGVPWAEKGKLITFGIVPRGPETGYGYIRADKSRPLYLSKVNDQVPMVNNDFTNDQGQMTNDATAYAVAEFVEKPDLATAHSYVNSGEYYWNSGMFMFRASRFLEELERFAPEMLASCRRALEGAGRDLDFVRLDADAFTACPGDSIDYAVMEKTSDAVVLPLDAGWNDVGSWSALWEAGGKDADGNAILGDVLTRDVRNCYLYSGSRMVAAVGLEDHVVVETADAVLVAPKDRVQDVKHIVEQLKAQGRGEALLHRRVNRPWGSYECIDSSERFQVKHITVHPGASLSLQMHHHRAEHWVIVKGTARVTRGEETFTLSENESTYIPLGVNHRLENPGKIPLEIIEVQSGSYLGEDDIVRFDDKYGR, encoded by the coding sequence ATGATCGTACCGGTAATTCTTTCAGGGGGCTCCGGGACCCGTCTTTGGCCGCTTTCCCGGGAGCTCTATCCCAAACAGCTGCTTCCCCTGGTGGGTCCGCATACCATGCTGCAGGAAACAGTCATGCGTCTTTCCGGCCTTGAAGGGCTGGAGGCGCCTATGGTGGTATGCAATGAGAACCACCGTTTCATGGTGGCGGAGCAGCTGCGCTCCACCGAGCACAGCCCGTCAGCCATCCTTCTCGAACCGGTCGGGCGCAATACGGCCCCGGCCGTGGCCGTGGCCGCCATTCAGGCCACGGGAGACGGAAGAGATCCCGTGTTGCTGGTGCTTCCGGCCGACCACATCATCCAGGATGCAGCCGCCTTGCGCTCGGTCGTGAAGAGTGGCGTCCCCTGGGCCGAAAAGGGTAAGCTGATCACATTTGGCATCGTGCCCCGCGGGCCGGAGACAGGGTATGGGTACATTCGAGCGGACAAAAGCCGTCCTTTGTATTTGTCCAAAGTCAATGACCAGGTACCAATGGTCAATAACGATTTTACAAATGACCAAGGACAAATGACCAATGACGCCACCGCCTATGCGGTGGCCGAGTTTGTGGAAAAGCCCGATCTGGCCACCGCCCACTCTTACGTGAACAGCGGCGAGTATTATTGGAACAGCGGTATGTTCATGTTCCGCGCCTCCCGCTTTCTCGAGGAATTGGAGCGTTTCGCCCCCGAGATGCTGGCGTCCTGCCGCAGGGCACTGGAAGGGGCGGGACGGGACCTGGATTTCGTTCGTCTCGATGCCGATGCCTTCACAGCCTGTCCCGGCGACTCCATCGACTATGCGGTGATGGAGAAAACCTCCGATGCGGTCGTCCTTCCGCTTGATGCGGGATGGAACGATGTGGGCTCCTGGTCGGCCCTTTGGGAAGCCGGAGGAAAAGACGCCGACGGCAATGCCATCCTCGGAGATGTCCTGACCAGAGATGTCAGAAACTGTTATCTGTATTCCGGCAGCCGCATGGTGGCCGCGGTCGGCCTGGAAGATCACGTCGTTGTGGAAACGGCCGATGCGGTCCTGGTCGCTCCCAAGGACCGCGTGCAGGATGTGAAGCACATCGTCGAGCAGCTGAAGGCGCAGGGCAGGGGGGAGGCTCTGCTGCACCGGCGGGTAAACCGGCCGTGGGGGAGCTACGAGTGCATCGACAGCTCCGAGCGCTTTCAGGTCAAACACATCACCGTCCATCCAGGCGCAAGTCTTTCGCTTCAGATGCACCATCACAGGGCCGAACACTGGGTCATCGTCAAGGGAACGGCCAGGGTCACCCGAGGGGAGGAGACCTTCACGCTGAGTGAAAACGAGTCCACCTATATCCCGCTCGGAGTGAACCATCGTCTCGAAAATCCGGGCAAGATCCCCCTGGAGATCATCGAGGTTCAGTCGGGGAGTTATCTTGGGGAAGATGATATCGTGAGGTTTGACGACAAATACGGCCGCTGA
- the rfbD gene encoding dTDP-4-dehydrorhamnose reductase, which produces MRREEEQKVRLALVGANGMLAGAVRSLAPENYDLVLLDLPDFDLTDKDRVLSVMNQVRPDVIVNCAAYTNVDGCETNEETALLVNGRGPGHLAEAAKEFGATLVHVSTDYVFDGTKNSPYTEEDAPNPQSAYGRSKLLGEQAILQSGLEKFFIIRTSWLYGPGGKNFVETIVRLAKDRDELRIVDDQVGSPTLTDDLARAIFGLLELDASPAFAKASAGRPLTPHGIYHFADEGECSWYEFAEAIVAHLLRAGTPLQMKRILPIATHEYPLPAVRPVYSVFSKEKYRRATGATVPHWRESLEVYFRTRN; this is translated from the coding sequence GTGAGAAGGGAAGAAGAACAAAAAGTCCGCCTCGCATTGGTGGGGGCCAACGGCATGCTGGCCGGCGCGGTGCGGAGTCTAGCTCCGGAAAATTACGACCTCGTCCTCCTGGATCTTCCGGATTTCGATCTTACCGATAAGGATCGGGTCCTTTCGGTGATGAATCAGGTCCGACCGGACGTGATCGTCAACTGCGCCGCATACACCAACGTCGATGGCTGCGAGACGAACGAAGAGACCGCCCTTCTGGTCAACGGACGTGGGCCCGGCCATCTGGCTGAAGCGGCGAAGGAGTTCGGTGCGACGCTGGTGCATGTCTCCACCGACTATGTCTTCGACGGCACGAAGAACAGTCCGTATACTGAAGAGGACGCTCCCAACCCCCAATCGGCCTATGGCCGTTCCAAGCTTCTGGGAGAGCAGGCGATCCTGCAAAGCGGCCTGGAGAAATTCTTTATCATCCGCACCAGCTGGCTGTACGGTCCGGGCGGTAAGAATTTCGTCGAGACCATTGTTCGACTGGCGAAAGATCGGGACGAACTCCGAATCGTTGACGACCAGGTCGGTTCTCCGACCCTTACCGACGATCTGGCCCGGGCGATCTTCGGTCTTCTGGAATTAGACGCGTCACCCGCTTTCGCCAAGGCTTCAGCGGGCAGGCCCCTCACGCCTCACGGAATTTACCACTTCGCCGACGAGGGGGAGTGCAGCTGGTACGAGTTCGCCGAGGCGATCGTCGCTCATCTGCTCAGGGCGGGGACGCCGCTGCAGATGAAAAGGATTCTGCCGATCGCCACCCATGAATATCCTCTCCCTGCGGTCCGGCCGGTCTATTCCGTCTTCTCCAAGGAAAAGTACCGGCGTGCTACAGGCGCCACGGTGCCCCACTGGCGGGAGAGTCTGGAAGTGTATTTCCGCACGCGTAACTGA
- the rfbA gene encoding glucose-1-phosphate thymidylyltransferase RfbA, with amino-acid sequence MGIKKGIILAGGAGSRLYPLTLVASKQLQPVYDKPMIYYPLSTLMMAGIDDILVISTPQDTPRFQALLGDGKRWGIRLSYKVQPEPKGIAQAFLVGAEFIDDDPVCLILGDNIFYGKMGLDKIAAHFSGGAKVFGYPVTDPERYGVVEFDKEGKVLSIEEKPAAPKSHYAVPGLYLYDNKVVEITRELKPSLRGELEITDVNLEYLRRGELLVEKLGRGIAWLDTGTHMSLLEASHFIGTLEARQGLKIACLEEIALRMGFIDKAGMERIIEDTPKSSYQDYLAMILRDGF; translated from the coding sequence ATGGGCATCAAAAAAGGAATTATTCTCGCCGGCGGCGCCGGGTCCCGCCTTTATCCCCTGACCCTGGTTGCGAGCAAACAGCTGCAGCCGGTTTACGACAAGCCGATGATCTATTATCCGCTGTCGACCCTGATGATGGCGGGGATCGATGATATTCTGGTCATCTCCACGCCTCAGGATACTCCGCGTTTTCAGGCCCTCCTCGGGGACGGAAAACGCTGGGGAATCCGCCTGTCCTATAAGGTTCAACCCGAACCCAAGGGGATTGCGCAGGCCTTTCTGGTCGGCGCCGAATTTATCGACGATGACCCGGTCTGCCTGATCCTCGGCGACAACATTTTCTATGGCAAGATGGGTCTGGACAAGATCGCCGCGCATTTCTCCGGAGGGGCGAAGGTCTTCGGATATCCCGTCACCGATCCCGAACGCTATGGAGTGGTCGAATTCGACAAAGAGGGAAAAGTCCTCAGCATCGAGGAAAAGCCGGCAGCGCCCAAATCCCACTATGCCGTTCCCGGGCTCTATCTTTACGACAACAAGGTGGTGGAGATCACCCGAGAGTTGAAGCCGTCCCTCCGAGGTGAACTGGAAATAACCGATGTCAATCTCGAATACCTGCGCCGCGGCGAACTGCTGGTGGAAAAACTCGGGCGAGGCATCGCCTGGCTCGATACCGGAACGCATATGAGCCTGCTGGAGGCCAGCCATTTCATCGGCACCCTCGAAGCCCGGCAGGGGCTCAAGATCGCCTGCCTCGAAGAGATCGCCCTGCGCATGGGGTTTATCGACAAGGCGGGGATGGAACGGATCATCGAGGATACGCCCAAATCCAGTTACCAGGATTATCTCGCCATGATTCTGCGGGACGGGTTTTAA
- the rfbB gene encoding dTDP-glucose 4,6-dehydratase — MKNILATGGCGFIGSNFVRCALEKLPGCRIVNLDKLTYAGNPKNLSDVENDPRYRFVRGDICNGELVERIFAEESIDTVVHFAAESHVDRSISGPDEFIRTNIVGTFTLLQAARKAWLGNASSAFASASADKRLTPHASRFLHVSTDEVYGSLGETGFFTEETPFDPRSPYSASKASSDHLVSAYHHTYGLPTLITNCSNNYGPYHFPEKLIPLIINNALNGRQLPVYGDGKNVRDWLYVVDHCEAILAVLEKGRVGETYNVGGNNEKQNIEVVLTICDLLDEKVGLLSGGEPRRSLIHFVKDRPGHDRRYAIDASKLKEELGWQPSVTFEEGIRRTIEWFLEHPEWVASVLDGSYQEYYERQYGCEVL; from the coding sequence ATGAAGAATATACTCGCCACCGGCGGCTGCGGCTTTATCGGTTCCAATTTCGTGCGCTGCGCCTTGGAAAAGCTTCCCGGCTGCCGGATCGTCAATCTGGACAAACTGACCTATGCCGGCAATCCGAAAAATCTTTCCGATGTGGAGAATGATCCCCGTTACCGTTTCGTCAGAGGGGATATCTGCAATGGGGAACTGGTGGAGCGTATTTTCGCCGAGGAATCGATTGACACGGTGGTCCATTTCGCCGCCGAATCCCACGTCGACCGCAGCATCTCCGGACCGGACGAGTTCATCCGGACCAACATCGTCGGGACCTTCACTTTATTGCAGGCCGCCCGCAAAGCATGGCTCGGTAACGCCTCATCCGCCTTCGCCAGCGCTTCGGCGGACAAGCGCCTCACACCTCACGCCTCACGCTTCCTCCATGTCAGCACCGACGAGGTCTACGGGTCCCTGGGGGAAACGGGATTTTTCACCGAGGAAACCCCCTTCGACCCCCGCTCTCCCTATTCGGCCAGCAAGGCCTCCTCGGATCACCTGGTCAGCGCCTACCATCACACCTACGGTCTGCCCACTCTGATCACCAACTGCTCCAACAACTATGGACCCTACCATTTTCCCGAAAAGCTCATTCCCCTGATCATCAACAACGCTCTCAACGGCAGGCAGCTCCCCGTCTACGGCGACGGCAAGAACGTTCGCGACTGGCTCTACGTCGTCGATCACTGCGAAGCGATCCTCGCCGTTCTGGAAAAGGGCAGGGTGGGGGAAACCTATAATGTCGGCGGCAACAACGAGAAGCAGAACATCGAAGTGGTCCTGACCATCTGCGATCTGCTGGATGAAAAGGTGGGGCTCCTTTCCGGCGGGGAGCCCCGGCGCTCCCTCATTCACTTCGTCAAAGATCGCCCGGGCCACGACCGCCGATATGCGATAGACGCCTCAAAACTGAAGGAAGAGCTGGGCTGGCAGCCCTCGGTCACCTTCGAGGAAGGGATTCGCCGCACCATCGAATGGTTTCTTGAGCATCCGGAGTGGGTCGCTTCCGTCCTGGATGGTTCCTATCAGGAGTATTACGAGAGGCAATACGGGTGTGAGGTTCTGTGA
- the gmhB gene encoding D-glycero-beta-D-manno-heptose 1,7-bisphosphate 7-phosphatase, with translation MPSAKRRAVFLDRDGTINEEKDYLHRIEDFVFIPGAAEAIRRLKEAGFLVIVVTNQSGVARGYYTLEEVAILHRHMQRVLETVGAAVDGIYVCPHHPVEGVGEYRRECDCRKGRPGMLLRAAREHGIDLSRSYMIGDKIADVEAGEVAGCLPLMVLTGYGKTESAKISSDRVRRFADLVDAADFILARNPAQK, from the coding sequence ATTCCCTCAGCGAAGCGTCGAGCGGTCTTCCTCGACCGCGACGGCACCATCAATGAGGAGAAGGACTACCTCCACCGCATCGAGGATTTCGTGTTCATCCCCGGGGCCGCAGAGGCGATCCGTCGCCTGAAGGAGGCCGGTTTTCTGGTTATTGTGGTCACCAACCAGTCCGGCGTGGCAAGGGGGTACTACACTCTGGAGGAGGTGGCCATCCTCCACCGGCACATGCAGAGGGTATTGGAAACCGTCGGCGCCGCAGTCGACGGTATTTACGTTTGCCCCCATCATCCCGTCGAGGGGGTCGGAGAGTATCGACGGGAGTGCGACTGCCGTAAAGGGCGTCCGGGAATGCTGCTGCGGGCTGCACGGGAGCATGGGATCGATCTTTCCCGATCCTATATGATCGGGGACAAGATAGCCGATGTTGAAGCCGGTGAAGTGGCCGGATGCCTTCCGCTCATGGTCCTGACGGGATACGGAAAAACGGAGTCGGCAAAAATATCTTCCGACCGGGTTCGGCGTTTCGCCGATCTCGTGGATGCGGCGGATTTCATCCTTGCCCGAAACCCGGCGCAGAAGTGA
- the rfbC gene encoding dTDP-4-dehydrorhamnose 3,5-epimerase — MNIIQTAIPDVLIIEPKVFGDERGFFFESYNERQWEEKTGLRTRFVQDNHSRSAKGVLRGLHYQIRQPQGKLVRCVFGEVFDVAVDLRRSSPTFGKWSGTLLSDENKRQMWVPEGFAHGFLVLSDAAEFLYKTTDYYAPENEREIVWNDPELGIDWPIEVEPVLSKKDAEAAPFMDAIYYK; from the coding sequence ATGAACATCATACAAACAGCCATCCCCGATGTGCTGATCATCGAACCGAAGGTGTTCGGTGACGAACGGGGTTTCTTCTTCGAGAGTTACAATGAAAGACAATGGGAGGAGAAAACCGGTCTGAGGACACGATTCGTCCAGGACAATCACTCCCGCTCCGCAAAGGGGGTGCTTCGCGGCCTGCATTATCAGATCAGACAGCCGCAGGGGAAGTTGGTGCGCTGCGTTTTCGGAGAAGTATTCGATGTGGCCGTCGATTTGAGACGGAGTTCTCCCACCTTCGGGAAGTGGTCGGGAACCCTTCTTTCAGATGAAAACAAACGTCAGATGTGGGTTCCCGAAGGATTCGCCCATGGTTTCCTGGTTCTTTCCGATGCCGCGGAGTTTCTGTACAAGACCACCGATTACTATGCACCGGAAAATGAGCGGGAGATCGTATGGAACGATCCGGAGCTGGGAATTGACTGGCCGATCGAAGTCGAGCCCGTGCTTTCAAAGAAAGATGCGGAAGCGGCGCCTTTCATGGATGCTATATATTACAAATGA